In the genome of Raphanus sativus cultivar WK10039 chromosome 4, ASM80110v3, whole genome shotgun sequence, one region contains:
- the LOC108841376 gene encoding expansin-A18 has protein sequence MDQSLYRKCLVILSVMGMIGTSSAAYAGSPWRRASATFYGDETAGESMGGACGYGNLWDSGYGAATSAISTVLFNDGYSCGQCFQIRCVSSPNCYYGSPATVVTATNICPPNWGQNSNNGGWCNPPRAHFDLTKPAFMKIADWKAGIIPVSYRRVACRRSGGIKFKFEGNGYWLLVYVMNVGGAGDIRNMAVKGSRTNWIDMSHNWGASYQAFSSLYGQSLSFRLTSYTTRQTIYAWNAAPASWSAGKTYNSYTNFS, from the exons atggatcAAAGTTTGTACCGCAAGTGCTTGGTTATTTTGTCGGTAATGGGGATGATCGGAACATCATCTGCGGCATATGCTGGGAGTCCGTGGCGTCGTGCATCAGCCACCTTCTACGGGGACGAAACCGCCGGCGAATCCATgg GTGGGGCTTGTGGCTATGGCAACCTATGGGACAGCGGCTATGGTGCGGCCACGTCGGCAATAAGTACAGTGCTGTTCAACGACGGTTACTCATGCGGTCAGTGTTTCCAAATAAGATGTGTGTCGTCGCCTAACTGCTACTACGGTTCACCAGCCACCGTGGTTACTGCGACCAACATATGTCCACCGAATTGGGGTCAAAACTCCAACAACGGTGGATGGTGTAATCCGCCACGTGCCCATTTTGATCTGACTAAACCAGCTTTCATGAAAATCGCAGATTGGAAGGCTGGTATCATCCCTGTCTCATACCGAAG agtGGCATGCAGAAGGAGTGGAGGAATAAAGTTCAAATTTGAAGGAAATGGATATTGGCTTTTAGTGTACGTGATGAACGTAGGTGGTGCGGGTGACATTAGGAACATGGCCGTTAAAGGTAGCCGTACGAACTGGATCGACATGAGCCACAACTGGGGAGCTTCTTACCaagctttctcttctctctatgGCCAATCTCTCTCGTTCCGACTAACCTCCTACACCACTCGTCAGACCATTTACGCTTGGAATGCTGCTCCGGCTAGCTGGAGCGCTGGCAAGACCTACAACTCTTACACTAATTTCAGCTGA